CTCGGCATCCCAGGTGACCCGGAGAAACACCCCGCCCAGGGCGGCGGCGACCTCGGCGGCCTCAAGGAGCGTGTTCGCGACGGCGCCGGCCTCAGTCACCTCGTCGAGGCGGGTCTGCGTGGCGGTGTCGTCCACGGTGAATGTGGGCGGCTCACTGAACAACAGGTCGGCAGAGGTGGCTGCGATGTCCGCGGCGAGGGGGGCGTGCAGCCGGTGGTCGGGTCGCCCCGGTGCCTGCTCGCTACGCTGGCCCCACAGCCGGCGGCGTCCGTCACGGCGCTGATGCATGGAACGGTACAGCTCGGCTAGGCAGGCCCGGTTCCCGGAGTACCAGGCGTCGTCGAGACGCATCTCGCGGAGCACCACCGCCAACTGTGGCGGAGGCCAAGGAGAGTTGGCTTCGGGCCACATTCTCGGTTTCCTTCCCCTCGGTCTGGTCTGAGGCGCAGGCGTAGGGCAACCTGGCGCAGTGGATCAAGGACTTGCGGCAGTACTTGGAGCGGCGACGGGCGTGGTCGGTTCGGTGGGAGCGGCCGTGTTGACCTACATCGGCGTACGCCACCAAGTCCGAGCCACGGCGGAAGAGGAACGTAAGCAGGTGGTCAGATCCGAACGGGTCGACGCATATTCCGCCTTTGTGGCGGCTGCCATGGAAGCCATCGAAGCTGTGCACGTGCTGCGTGCGGTTGTTTCTTCCGAGCGAGATAATCCGACTCTCGGGGAAGACGGCGATATGCATGAAAGTGCCGCTCAACTACTTGTCGAACGGACGGACTTTGCGCAGAACTGCATTCGGGAAACTGCCAAGTGTCAGGCCAGGCTGTTGATTCTTGGTCCGCTTGAAGTAGTGGAGATCACGCATGACGTGCTAGGGAGTGCACGGAAGGCTTTCGAGATCGCCGCCGAAGAATTTGGTTTTCAAGACAGTGATGCTGGCAGGGATGTGCAATATGAAGAAAGCGTCGATTCTTTCGCGCGGGAATTTGGGAAGTTCTCCGCTGTAGCCTCTCAACTTGTCGGGGAGCTCAGGTAGGCGAAAGACGCAGCAAGCAATTGACGCCACTCCTGCGCGGTCGATTGCAGGACGTAGCGCAGAGCGTCGAGGCTGTGGTCATCCCGCTTGAGCGGCTTGTCCTCGCCCCTCTCGGATGCCTCGGACGACCACGCGTACGCGGGCAGCTCGTCGAGCAGGCCCGTGCACAGGCTGTGGATGCGCAGCAGGCCGGAGTCGAGGGCGGTCGAGGTGGTGCGGATGCCGTCGAGGACGTCGTTACGGGCCCGTGCGATGTTCGGGTGCCCGTCGCTCCACAACTGATTGAGAAAGCTCGCCGCGGACGGGTCTACGAACGTCCACTCGGGTACGACGTTGCGCTCGTCCAGCCACCTGCGGACGGCGGCGGAGTACTGCGCGTCGGTCATCTGCCGGTGCGCGCGGCGGGAGTCATGGCGCCACTCATCGACCACGTACAGCCGGTCATCGGTCCCGAGGCCGAGCAGCACCGCAGCGAACGGATTCGTCGTGCCATAGTCCACGCCAAGCCAGTGCCGGCGCATGGCTGGCAGGCTATCGACGACGTGCCGCTGCTCGTCGAACATGTCGTAGACGGCGCCCTCGGCAACCACCCACGCCCCATCGATCATCCGGCGGCGCCACAACCCGACGTACTCGGCAGCGAGCGCGGCCACGTAGGCCGGCGGCAGGCTCGGGTTGTCGTCAAGCTTGAAGTGCCATGAGACGAGGTCGAGTTCGGCCTCGCGGTCGAGGTAGCCCTGCTTGAGCCAATGCCGGGGGCTGTCGGGGTTCGTCGTCGCGAGCAGCCGCGCACCCGGCACGGACAGCCGGGCCAGAAGCTGAGTCCAGAAAGCCTCGGGGAGCAAGGTTGCTTCGTCGACGTAGGCGAGGCTCGCGGTCATGCCGCGCAGCCGGCCCTCGGCCCGCGCGTCGGCGGCGCCGATCAGGTGCACGGTCCGGCCGAGCACCGTTGCGACTGTCGCCCCGCGGGTGTGCCGGACCTGCGCGGCCACGGGCCCGAACAGCGCCGGGTCGGTGAGCGGTTCGAACACGTTCCGCTCGATGGTCTGCAAGCTGCGCCCCACCACCACGATCAGCCCCGATGAGGGCGCCTCGGCAATGGCGAGCAGCCACGCGAGCAGCGAGGCAATCGTCTTCCCGGACCGCACCGCCCCATGCCACAAATTGATGCGCGCACGGGCCTGCGCGACGCTGCGCAACTGCTTGCGCGACAGGGGCAGTGCGTCGAGGGCGAGCACGCGAGCTCACCCCCCGGTGTCGGTCTCCTGCTCCTCGTCGGCGAACGCCTCGCGGATGCCCGCGGCGAGGTCGGTGAGCATCGAACGCACCGCGCCCGAGCTGCTGCCTGCGTCGACCTCGGCCAGACGCTGAGCAGAAGCGAGGTACGACGCGACAGCCTGCGAATGATGGCGCTCGTCCTGCGCCGGGGGCTCGTGGCTCGTCACCCGCACTACGCGCCCGTTGGGCAGCAGCTCGGTACGGGTGTAGTCGTTGGCCTCGACCCGGGCGAGGTTGGCGGACGCACGGGCGTAGAGCCGCTGTTGCAACTCGGTGCGCACTGCGGCGAGGTCCTGGCGGCGCGCCTCGGTGGCCGGTGCCACCCGGGCGCCCCCCTCGAACCGCAGCCCCAGCTCGCGCCCGATCTTCGACACGGTCGAGCTGCTGCGGCCGATCTCCCGGGCAATCGCGTTCCGGGACTTGCCAGCAGCGTGCAGGCGGCGCACCTGCTCGCGGTCGGCGTCGGTGATCGGATCGGCCACGGTGGCACCTCCCAGCCATGAGAAAGCCCCGCCACGTGGGGGGATACGTGGCGGGGCGAGTGCGTCAGGGCGGCCGGGTAAGTTTCCGGGCACGCCGAAGGCACGGCCAACATTACGGCGCCTCAAGGTCGCGAACTACCCCGAAAACAGCGACCTTCCGCGCCCGGACGGCCGAGCCCCGCAGCGCTCGGCCGCAGGGGCTCGGCCCATCAGGCAGCGGTACGCTTATGAGGGGGAGGGGGCGGAATCCGGCGGCCCACGCCCCGGGGCGTCAGTTGTCCGGGCTGCGCGTGCTGCTCGGGCAGT
This is a stretch of genomic DNA from Streptomyces sp. NA04227. It encodes these proteins:
- a CDS encoding helix-turn-helix domain-containing protein, yielding MADPITDADREQVRRLHAAGKSRNAIAREIGRSSSTVSKIGRELGLRFEGGARVAPATEARRQDLAAVRTELQQRLYARASANLARVEANDYTRTELLPNGRVVRVTSHEPPAQDERHHSQAVASYLASAQRLAEVDAGSSSGAVRSMLTDLAAGIREAFADEEQETDTGG
- a CDS encoding PBSX family phage terminase large subunit, encoding MLALDALPLSRKQLRSVAQARARINLWHGAVRSGKTIASLLAWLLAIAEAPSSGLIVVVGRSLQTIERNVFEPLTDPALFGPVAAQVRHTRGATVATVLGRTVHLIGAADARAEGRLRGMTASLAYVDEATLLPEAFWTQLLARLSVPGARLLATTNPDSPRHWLKQGYLDREAELDLVSWHFKLDDNPSLPPAYVAALAAEYVGLWRRRMIDGAWVVAEGAVYDMFDEQRHVVDSLPAMRRHWLGVDYGTTNPFAAVLLGLGTDDRLYVVDEWRHDSRRAHRQMTDAQYSAAVRRWLDERNVVPEWTFVDPSAASFLNQLWSDGHPNIARARNDVLDGIRTTSTALDSGLLRIHSLCTGLLDELPAYAWSSEASERGEDKPLKRDDHSLDALRYVLQSTAQEWRQLLAASFAYLSSPTS